GAAATCATACTGTTAGTGCTAGCCTGATCTAGTCCTTCAAACTTGCAcatatttattctttttgtgGCTGATGTTAATGTGGGATAATTGGGTCTCAGCTATCAAATTTCTTGTTGTAGAAGTCTTGGTGACTAGACCTCCTGAAATACTAATATTGCTAGTTGTTTTCTTTGACCTCTACTCATTTGAGCTTAAAATTATATGACCATATTGGCACCGTCAGAAATTGGTCGTACCTCTTGAACATGAACTGAGAAGTAATGTTGTTAATCTTTTGTTATCCACTTAGGATTATTTACAGCAAACCAAATGTTACTTGAGTTGAACTGGCCAAAACTAAACCAGCTTGACGCCTTAACCCTAATCCCGAATATGATTTTTATTGGATAACTGTTTAGAAACCAAAAGGATGCTCCAATTTCAAGCCCATATGTAGCCATATTTTTTGTGTTTCATGTGTTTCGACTTTCAGTAGTGAGGAGGGTAAAGCAATCCTTTGTACAGTTATAGAAGTAGCACATTTCTcttattatattctttttgagaCGGAAGGAATGGAGATGGATGGTTGGATGCTATGTCTTATTCCTACTGTATTCATTTGACGGGCATAAGAGAACAGGAATCTTTTTGTTTTGCTTGTATGACTATTTTGGCAGATCTTATGATTGTACAAAAAccatattattttttcaaaaagttagATCTTGATTAATGGTGCAATTTACTGCTCTTGAGTCTTAGTCTTACTGGTCTTTTATGGTATTGTCTGTTAACATTTTACATGATTGTTACACCGTTCTCTGTTAACGTAAATGTAGGAAAATTGTTCTCTTTGTGCAACTTTGTCAAAAGATGGAGTTCTGTTTTATAAAGTGTACATTTGTTATGTTATTGTTATCTTGAAGATCATATCTTGACTATCTTTTTGGAACTTACtgtttctcttttcttcttcctccccTTTCCCAGTGTAACAAAGCCACTTCAGAAGCCGTGCCAGCAAATTCATTCAACTGTCGGTCTGGTGTGCCAGCATTGAGTGATATCCGTACAGGCAAGCTGCTTACTTATGAAATTTATTGCTCCAATTGTTTATTCTATTTTCGTTGATGATACTTTCAGTAAATAGGGAAATTCTAACCCCAAAAGTGAATCAccataataaatgaataaaaattacatttgttaaattttagaattatttataaattattgccACCAAGTTTgattcatttataaattatagctGGAAAGTTCAATGTTCATGAGTTATAGCCATTGTAAATCAAAAAGTGTAACTATTGTAACCATATCACCAGGTTTTGATCATCAGCGTTATAAATGACCTTTGACTATTGCTGATCACCTTTGACCTTCACTCTTAACTATACCCGCTTAACACAAGACTAACCCAGTTACCCCCTCCATTAATTTGAAAACTAATTCACTCACTAACTCCTAATCCACATCTTCCTCCAGATTTGAACATTCTAAACATAAACCATCATCTTCAATCTTCCATTTCAACTCAAAATCCTGTCTGAGTTTTACAACCCGAAATGATTCAAAATTTGCATGTTTCAATTCCCAATTTGCAACGAGGTTAATAAACTAGTTAGACTACTCCAATCAAACCATCAAAACCTTATTTCTCATAACAATCTTGTATTTGATCCAAGAAAATTCTTCCTTTCTAGTTTCTAGTTTCTACAGTCAATTATATTCTACTATTCTGCTATATGCTGAAATGTTGACATGGATTTTCTGGGATTTGGAACTAATAACCATCAACCATTTTTAATTTGCAATTCGACGGTTGTATTCTTGTATTGTATGAGTGGGGATTTGAAAATGTGTGATCATGTTAAATGATAGAAGTATATGCCAAATTCTTGGTTCCATttctattataattaattgggtTTTAATGGATTATTGTTCAATCTGTTGGTACTATAGTGCCCATGATTCTCTGGTCTGTATATTTGAAATCCCATAATCAAGTTAAAAACTTGCTCGTTAAAGGAGCTTAGTGCTGAGATGCTTGTTGAGCAGTTCCAGATGCTTCATTACATGGGCAAAAACGCCTTTGCTCTTCCCCTGCTCTTAGTGCAAAAATACGGTAACGATTGCAGTTGCAGTAACAAACACGGTAATACGATAACAGGGGTGATGAGGTTATCGTATCGCCAAGTTTCGGTCTAAACCATAAAATATGGTTTGAAACGGCCTAATATGCAGGCTTTTTACACCTTTATGATATGGGTATTACTATTACCGATTCGGTAATTTTGTTTATCTTTACAATACGGCCGATACGATACGATACGATACGATGTGGCCGTTTTTTGGGACTATGCTCCCgctatttcaaaattatagtgTTATTTAAGCAAATAGGAGTGGATATCAATcaattagtaaatattttaaattggaCAACTTtttatagagagagagagaattgAATTGGAACAAAGAAAGAAGGAGgaacttttcaaacaaaacaTATCTTCTATAATGTTTGGTTTGCAGAGAGAGAATGGCTGATGGAAAAAGATGAAGAGGAACAAAGAAACAGTTAGAGGATGGATTAACTTGGCTTAAAGGGGTATAGCTAAGATGGAGGTCAAAGGCAATTAACAAGAGTCAATTGTGATAAACTGAATTTAGCTGGTGAAAAGTTTAGGAAAGTTTAGACTTTAGAGAAGTGTTTAAAATGGTAGTTAATATTAATCATAACATTACGATGTATTTATACTATAAAAGAAATATCTAAAATATTACATAGAATATGAAGATTAGTAGATACATGTAATCTTATTACTTATTATCTATTGATAAATTATTTCAatataatatcaaaatattCTTAAGATAATTAATATCTCAATCAAGACTTATCTTGATTGATTCTATCTTATTTGTCTATTATTTTCCCTCCAGATGGACGATCAAATGGTCTAATAATATTGAATAGAAGGCAGTAGCCTTCTAGACTTACTTTGATTAATTTGTTGATCTTATTATCTTATAAGTAGGTCATTTATAACGTCGGTGACCGAATCCGGTGATGGGGTTACAATAGTTGCACTTAATTTATAGTGGCTATGACTCGTAAATATTGAACTTTGCGGCTATAATTCATAAATGATCCGGACGTTGAggctataatttataaatatgcttctaaattttaatattaaatttgatatcatttgttattacctttgaatgattattactttttattaaaatataattttcatagGTTATTTGCTATTTTCAGTAAATCTTTCCTATAGTTTGTTTATATAGTATAGACATTATCGATTGAGATATCGTGGAAATTAATCCGACGCTTTAAATTAAACAATTGTGGTGGTTGGCTCCAATACCCAAAAGAATCTCCCGAATAAATACCCTCATGGAAACATGAAATTTTCTGAATTCATTTTGTAAGTCTTGTATAGAGTTGGTCCACACTATTTTAGTGTGCACCAACCTAATAATAGCATGTATTTCTCTATGATTGTACTTTAGTACATTTAAAAGTTGGTGCACACTAAAATAGTGAGGACCAAGTCCATACAAgatttttctcatttattttatttcattatttctGTTTTTCCTTGCTCAGGAACTGCATTACCATTAAACTTTTACCGTTAAGTTTGAGCTTTTATATTTGCATTTTTCAAAACAATCAGTTTTGATTAGTGCTTTGTCAGAGAGAAAAGTTAtgtatctttcatttttcaagtGCTTATAGTAATCACATTAAGGGAGTCTTCTTGCGCAGGTCAATTTGCGCCTTTTCCGAAGAAAAGTGAGCTGAAGATTGGTGAATGTTCTGCATTCTTCACTTATGTCAAAGCAAGTACAGTGAAGAGCAATGGCCAAGCAGTTATTGATGTCGGATGTGATGCTACTCAACACCTCAGAACAGTTGATAAAATAGAAACCTGGAATGGACATGTAAACAATGGCAATATAGGATATGAAAATGGAGAAGCATGGGAAAATAACTCGCATGGTAAGGACTTCCCTAGCAGTACAAGTGTACCCGATTCCACTTCCATGGAAAGGACATGCACCCCTCCTGTTACTATGGATTTTATGCCAAATAAATCGAACGATGAAGGCTTATCTGAGGTGCACATGCAGCCAAGAAATGACACGAATTTTGATGTCTCAACTATGGCAGCACATGGTGCCTATCCTTACTTCATGTCAGGTATTATGAACCAGTTTATGATGTCGTCATCGGCACATATGCATCAGAAAGATCATCAGAACCATGGTGCGTCTACTATGATGCCTCACTACAACCATCTTCCTTATTGCGCATCTCATGTGCCTGGGATTACTCCTTTTCCTTACTACCCATCGGGTTTATGGGTTCCACAAGGTCAATCACCAGCTAACAACCAGATGACATCATTTGGCAATTCATCTTCTGGTGAACCTAAATTAAGCAAAGTTGACAGGAGAGAGGCTGCCTTGATGAAATTCAGGCAGAAAAGAAAAGAGAggtgttttgataaaaaaattagatacgTGAATCGCAAAAAACTTGCTGAGAGAAGGCCACGTGTTCGTGGACAGTTTATAAGGAAAGTGAATGGCGTGACTGTTGATCTAAATGGAGATCCATCTGCTGACCTTGATGAGGAAGATGaagttgaagatgaagatgcTACTAATTCATGTCCTGAAGATGACACTTCCTGACAACATTGTTGAGGAAACCAATTTTTCTGATGGATCACTGCTATTGCTGCCATAATTGTTTATTGCAAATCTGTGTTTAAGCTCCACCATTTTTCTGCTTAATCTACGAGAGATGAATGGCATGGGATTCGTGATTGCTCTCCAGAGCTTCCGAGCTTGTATCGTCGAAGTTGTAAGCATCTCTAATCTGAGCATGGAAAACCCCATCTCTGGCACCTGCTCTCCCACAAAGCTCCCTAGAGAGCTTGCTGTCTAATGCATTCATCTACAATGTAGGAGGGGGTTGGCTAGACTTGTATCTATGGATAATATATAATCTTCATCCACAAAGTGTTGTATGAAAGTTGGACAACCAACTATtgaatgaaaaaattatttttccttccattattttgttttctttttcctaTTATTGTAAAGGGGCGCATAGTGATCACTTGTATGATTGTACCTTTTTATGAAAGGTTGTAGACTTTTAATCATTCTTATAATGAAATTTGTGAAATCCATTTCTTCAAACTGATTCTGGGCATTACACTAGACTTTTTAAAGTGTCATATTATAACTTCAAGATTTCTCCATCATAGCTGATTGCTAAAAGGACTGAAACTTGAGGCTTAAGCTTGAGCTTAAAGTGAAATTTGATCGGCTTTACTTCTGTTTAAGTTCAACAAATCAGATTCAAGTATACTCAATTCAATTGGCTAGGGCTTACCCCATTGTCTTGTTCACTTTACTACATTTGTGTTTAGTTTTAGTTGAAGTAGGAGAACAAGACCAAAAAACAAGCAAGTGCAAGGAATGTGTTGATCTTTTTAGTATTTGGTTGACTACTTTAAGTATGGTTCTTTAAATGTTGCTATGATATGCTTGGGGATAAGAGTGCATCATTTTAGGAGAAATAGTAAGCATTTACTCCATGAACACAGAATAAATATCGAGTACGTATGGGTTTATTCTTTCTTATAACggcttaaaaatttaaatgttacaTAGTTCTAATTAAACTATGGTTGAGAGAAAACAGAACTCACAAATATGGGGTTGATGTAACCTTATACACAAAAGAGTATTTTACACTTGACGGACATTACAAAAAAATACATGGTAAACCTTGACAGACCTGGCTATCTATCAAAAACTAGGCCAAAGAATGTGAAGTGCAAAAACATAAATCATAATACTATACATGAGTTGATGAACAAATGATTGGTTACTCCAAGGTCATGGACATGAAGAAGACAATTTAATGGCTCAACTTGAAGTAAAGGATCAAAATAACTGCAAAGACCAAAATTGCGATGATAGACCCAATTATCCATTTATTTCTGTTCATTCTCCTTGACATTCCAGTCAATATTTTCTTGCTTCTACGAATATTCTCATCAACCCCATGCAGCTGGTCACAAAAATAAGCACAACTCTGATTAGCAAACAGAACCATGAAACCCTAAAAAAACGCATCTATATATATCGGTCGCTGAAGAGCTTAGTAGTTCccaagaaaatcaagaaaatctGCATCGTTCAATTAGAAGGTGAAAAAGAAAGTCTCAaagagattcaacaatgaaaaacaaatgaaaaatataatgcaaaagatGAACACAACTGTTtgtgaggtatcttgaatacctccccctcaaatgtagtttattataatgaattcaacaattacaagtataataaacctcccttatcttgagaacaatctctcaagaccacaaatactaaagcaaagtaagaacactctcaagtttctaacaatgcaatagccctctcaacaatatgtgtgttttgtggtgaatgttactatgagtgatgaatcctatttataggcaagatattcatcactcttagtattccctcataaatcaccataaactcacatgtaacatcccaattaacaatttaatttaccatgacaataaacattacaataaacaatagagtaatgcaccacattattgcatagtcactacaaattctgaccaaaaatCTCCTGGacttccgctcgaccgagccactacctcgctcggtcgagcgagcttccagtgaagctactgacttgttctggacatcttgctcgaccgagccaacaccgctcgaccggtcgagcaatactttactcgatcgagcggttggtcgagccactcacagtctgcttctttatttgttgctttgacCAAGCAACTCTTATCAATCGTTTCAAACCTTAAATCACCCATATTTGACACATCTTTAttgaccctctctaaagtacaagacaaaacatgttcgattatatgtttaaagttaacgtcatcattaagattattggcacttgcttgaACAGAAGGACAGGCAATGCTTACAGTATTATGAGCATGCAAAAGTGATTGACGTTGCTGATGCAAATCTTCAAGTATAGAGACCCCAATAGCTTCAGTTTCCTGCATGGTCATTCTGCTCTGCCGTACCCTGTCAGTGGACTGGTTCAATCGCTCTGTTGACATCAATAATCTCCCTTTTTGATCAGCAGAAGCCTGTTCATTGTATAGCGCAAACAATGAAATGACCGGTAagattcataatcatgtttgTTTGTTTATAATGAAATACAAGTATTTCACAATCATCACTTGAATAGTTTGCAATACAGTGATACAGATAAGTGGAGATATAAACACTTACCATCAATGCATCAGCCATACCAGACTCCAGCAATTCATCTCAAGCAGCGTGCCTGTCTGTAGTGGACAGTCTTTTGATCTCAGCTTTCAGATTGCTCAAGTCATTTTTGTACTCTCTAAGCATGGCAAGAACCATGGCCTTCACATTTGGCTGCAATGCTCTCGCCTCTTGGTCCATTTTCCGAATCTGGAGTCAAAGATAAGAGCATTAACTTGCTAAAGTTGACTTAAAGTAGTCAAAGAGAAAATAGCAGAAAAGAGGTTATACGATACCAGTGTTTCGGCTTCTTTCAAACCACTTTTGATTTCAGATGCTTTCTGCTTCTTCTGCTCTGCAAAGCGCAAAGCAACACTATATGAATAATTATGCAAAAATAGAGGGCATTACGGCATTACCACACTACAACAGCCAAAGCCTCCACACATTAAAACAATGTCAAATCTTTGATCTCTAAATCTTTATGATGTTTTTCTGCCCTTCAATTCTCTTCTCTCAATTTCCATCCCCTCCCCTTTTTGAATTCAAATGAAGAAAATGGTGTCCCTTACCCTCTCATTCATTTTCTTCCATTTCTTTATACCAAACATAGGAGTAATGAAAGTTTCATCTAGAGAGCCCATCAAGCAACATAATTAAGCTATGCGAGTCTGCAACTAATAAATTTGGACAAGAGGAATAACCAAGCTTTAGTTCAATGACCAAAATAAATGgcagtgaaaaaaatataaaaaggttCAATAATTAGGAAATACCATCTCCTGGATTGGAAAGGCAAAACTGCAAAAACAGAGTTTCTTTTCCATCAACCTCCATCAAGCCATGTTATGGATTATTTACTTGTGCTCACATGGAAGAATTTTAAAACGTATGACTAAACTTCCCTACTACTAATTGGTTTTGGCCCAACAATAAGTTAATCGCCGCATATCCTTTTTCAGTTCGATCCAGCCAACACACAtacaaaattagaaaatttgaaatacatgacagaaaaaaaaaaattaaggtttggggctgttcgtagttactaactgtgaacaggtcaaaatagacaaaatagttgttcgcagttactaactgtgaacaactatttgacctgttttgacctattcgcagttagtaactgcgaacagcatattgcacaaaaacaggtcaaaatagctgtttgcagttactaactgcgaacaactatatTGTTTTTTATAGCTGTTTGCAGTTATTAACTGTAAACAACTTCAAATCATAGGCttgagattttcacgcttacttttgaaaatagtttgatttttagtttatttaattaatttttttttagcctacagatttcaaattttcttctaaATTATAGTAGCAAAAATCATCAGGTAATGTTAGAAGTTAAGAAATGGGCCGGAGCAACCCAAATAAGGAGTAAGCCATTGAATtcgaaagattaaaaaaataagataaataaacaatttaattccgaatataagattcgggaaaacttatgtcccaaaataagcttccgtacatccaagcctagcctcgggtaagtcgctgttagtaacagcgaatgaggagaaaaaaaaaaattaaaaggccctaagtcgctgttagtaacagcgacttaaggagttgaccagtcaaccccttaagtcgctgttactaacagcgacttataaaaaaaaaaaaaaaaaattttaaattttaatagtactgAACTTGAAGTAgctgtatttttttgtttttggagcaGCTTGTTTTTTAACAttcaaacaattatttaatagcagatgaactaactatataaacttgttattgtttgtttattttgtacatGTCCGTTTGAGTAACATACTAACCTGAAATGGATGATAAACAAGCGGTTAAATGTATCAAGTATCATATCATGCCTTCAACCAATTACACTCCCATAAGAATCTTGTATTCATGTCGAACCAATTTCACAACAAGAAAGCTAATATAGAACTTCTCAATTAATCATGTAATCAGAGTGTAGATATAATGTTTTAGGTGCTGGTTTCATATCATTTGTGCATATCCATTTCAAGTCTCAACATACGACTATATCTTATAGCATTGTACATAATTTTACCTGCTGTTTTTCAACACGGAGGGCCATGGTTTTGATACCTCGTAAACAAACCCAACCGTCAATAACTTAGTTATCAAATAGTGGTCTTCTTCAATGGTGAAGGTCTTCCTCTTCAATAACTTAGTCCCACATCGGTGCTCTATTCATGAGCTAATTTttgatttcatttattttgatgtgttccagaaaacaatcccacatcggaagattaatcaaacaataacaagtttatatagttagttcatctgctattaaataattgtttaaatgttaaaaaacaagctgctccaaaaacaaaaaaatacagcTATTTTAAGTTcagtactattaaaatttaatttttttttttttttttttttttttttttttttaataagtcgctgttactaacagcgacttagggccttttaatttttttttttttctcctcattcgctgttactaacagcaacttacccgaggctaggtttggatgtacggaagcttattttgggacataagttttcccgaatcttatattcggaattaaattgtttatttatcttatttttttcgatCTTTCACTGAATTCTTGAATGTCCAGGACGACAATTGGGCTGCTAGttaatcaaagaaaaagaaattccaGCTGATACAAATGGAGAAACCGCCCAAGAGAAATGGGTTAGCCTATTGCTGTTATGCAATAGAAGAAATGGTGTCATTAAaagtcaattaaaaatatttttaggaTTGAAAGACGTTTTggataaagtataaaaaataaataacatatttGTTCTAACTTGGATGGAGTAGGTAAAGTTCAATTAATATATGATAGATATACCGAACATTTTTTATGTTTGTTCAAACTTTTTAgagtttaattataaattaaaccgataaattaataacaaaagccttttgattaatattgagtcaattaatttaatatttta
This Amaranthus tricolor cultivar Red isolate AtriRed21 chromosome 13, ASM2621246v1, whole genome shotgun sequence DNA region includes the following protein-coding sequences:
- the LOC130797480 gene encoding two-component response regulator-like APRR1 isoform X1 yields the protein MDTDEVGPSNGKSNDQFIDRSKVRILLCDNDSKSSQEVFSLLCKCSYQVTSVRSARQVVDALNAEGSDIDIILSEVDLPSKKGLKLLKYLMRDKELQRIPVIMMSTQDEVSLVVKCLRLGAADYLVKPLRTNELLNLWTHMWRRRRMLGLPEKNIVSYDFDLAQSDPSDANTNSTTLFSDDTDDKSRRNANPELSIAVQQECNKATSEAVPANSFNCRSGVPALSDIRTGQFAPFPKKSELKIGECSAFFTYVKASTVKSNGQAVIDVGCDATQHLRTVDKIETWNGHVNNGNIGYENGEAWENNSHGKDFPSSTSVPDSTSMERTCTPPVTMDFMPNKSNDEGLSEVHMQPRNDTNFDVSTMAAHGAYPYFMSGIMNQFMMSSSAHMHQKDHQNHGASTMMPHYNHLPYCASHVPGITPFPYYPSGLWVPQGQSPANNQMTSFGNSSSGEPKLSKVDRREAALMKFRQKRKERCFDKKIRYVNRKKLAERRPRVRGQFIRKVNGVTVDLNGDPSADLDEEDEVEDEDATNSCPEDDTS
- the LOC130797480 gene encoding two-component response regulator-like APRR1 isoform X2, which gives rise to MRDKELQRIPVIMMSTQDEVSLVVKCLRLGAADYLVKPLRTNELLNLWTHMWRRRRMLGLPEKNIVSYDFDLAQSDPSDANTNSTTLFSDDTDDKSRRNANPELSIAVQQECNKATSEAVPANSFNCRSGVPALSDIRTGQFAPFPKKSELKIGECSAFFTYVKASTVKSNGQAVIDVGCDATQHLRTVDKIETWNGHVNNGNIGYENGEAWENNSHGKDFPSSTSVPDSTSMERTCTPPVTMDFMPNKSNDEGLSEVHMQPRNDTNFDVSTMAAHGAYPYFMSGIMNQFMMSSSAHMHQKDHQNHGASTMMPHYNHLPYCASHVPGITPFPYYPSGLWVPQGQSPANNQMTSFGNSSSGEPKLSKVDRREAALMKFRQKRKERCFDKKIRYVNRKKLAERRPRVRGQFIRKVNGVTVDLNGDPSADLDEEDEVEDEDATNSCPEDDTS